The genomic window GACTCTCGATCAGAGCTATGTTCTGCAGCAGCAGACCGGTGAGCACGTCCAGCCCTGTGATGATTCCGACCGTAGCGGCAGCACGGTTCGTTTAGAAGGGGTGAATGATCAAGACCCCACTCAGGATGGAAACAGAACTCGGGGATTTCATCGAGGCGGCAGGCCTACTTGAATACGACCCTGCTGCAATTACCAGAATTTATGCCGGCCATCCACAGCGCCTTTTGCGCCGACTCTGGCAAACACTTCTACCAATTGGTCTCTTCCTGGTTGGCTTAGCAGGGGACAAAGTTTTTGGCTTACTGAACGATGCAAATCGTGCTCGTTCCCGAGCACGAGAATTCGCGGAACTCTTAGTAGAGCTTGGCCCTGCTTTCATTAAGGCTGGACAAGCTCTTTCCAGTCGACCAGACCTAGTACCACCAGTTCTACTGGAAGAACTTTCACAACTACAAGACCAATTACCAGGCTTCGACAGTGTCATGGCTATGGCCTGCATAGAAGAAGACCTTGAAACACCAATCGAAGAGATCTACGAACAACTCGACAAAGAACCCATCTCTGCCGCCTCTCTAGGACAGGTCCACCGAGGCGTACTCAAAGGAGGTCAACAGGTGGCCGTCAAGGTACAACGACCAGGACTTCGGGAACAAATCACCCTTGATCTCTACATCGTACGGAACATTGCCGCATGGCTCAAAAGCAATGTGAGGTTGATACGTAGTGATCTTGTGGCGCTGATTGATGAGCTAGGCCGAAGAGTATTTGAAGAGATGGATTACCTTAATGAAGCTGCCAATGCAGAGCGTTTCCGCACGCTTCACAGCCATAATCAACGCATCGCTGTACCAATAATCTATCGACAAGCTACTAGCCGTAGAGTGCTTACAATGGAATGGATTGATGGAGTAAAACTCACTAATCTAAAGGCAGTGAGAGAGCTAGGAATCGATCCCAATAATATGGTTGAAGTCGGAGTTAACTGCAGCTTGCAACAGTTGTTGGAACACGGGTTTTTCCACGCTGATCCACATCCTGGAAACCTTCTGGCTATGGCCGATGGGCGGCTCTGCTACCTCGATTTCGGAATGATGAGTGAGGTAAGCCGAGAATCACGTACAGGCTTAATTGAAGCAGTAGTACATCTGGTAAACCGTAATTTCAAGAACCTTTCACGAGACTTTGTAAAACTCGGTTTTCTAGCAGAAGATGTCAATCTCGAACCAATTGTACCTGCGTTTGAAAGTGTCTTCAGCCAAGCTCTAGAGATGGGTGTAAGTCGCCTTGATTTCAAAAGCGTAACTGATGACCTATCTGGC from Prochlorococcus marinus str. MIT 9313 includes these protein-coding regions:
- a CDS encoding ABC1 kinase family protein, with amino-acid sequence MIKTPLRMETELGDFIEAAGLLEYDPAAITRIYAGHPQRLLRRLWQTLLPIGLFLVGLAGDKVFGLLNDANRARSRAREFAELLVELGPAFIKAGQALSSRPDLVPPVLLEELSQLQDQLPGFDSVMAMACIEEDLETPIEEIYEQLDKEPISAASLGQVHRGVLKGGQQVAVKVQRPGLREQITLDLYIVRNIAAWLKSNVRLIRSDLVALIDELGRRVFEEMDYLNEAANAERFRTLHSHNQRIAVPIIYRQATSRRVLTMEWIDGVKLTNLKAVRELGIDPNNMVEVGVNCSLQQLLEHGFFHADPHPGNLLAMADGRLCYLDFGMMSEVSRESRTGLIEAVVHLVNRNFKNLSRDFVKLGFLAEDVNLEPIVPAFESVFSQALEMGVSRLDFKSVTDDLSGVMYRFPFKVPPYYALIIRSLITLEGIALSVDSEFKILGAAYPYFARRLMEDPDPQLRQSLKEMLFDGEIFRWTRLENLVASAASQAQLDLESLIDQVIDFLFSINGGLLREQLVEALINRLDAFGWQTFQRLGRNLPRSLQPPLIAIGSESENSDDGSLLDLEPIRQLIVILQNLPDFTPELVLSRLPRLIREPDTHKMGIKVAQGLAERGVVRLVKVAAGISP